The nucleotide window ACCTTCATCTCATTCAGCACGAATAGCGGTAAGAGCCCTAACCCGACCGCCACGTACAGGATGTTACTCAGATCTAGTCCTTCTCCCGCAATGTCTATAAGACCGTAAGACACTAGCATCAATATTAGACCGAGGATGATACTCCCAGTGATATCAAGCTTACTCTTGGTGGGGTTAATATCTCTGATTTCCCTCAGTCCTACTGCGACAGCAAATATACCTATAGGCACATTAATGAAAAATATATATTGCCATCCCAGCAGTGTAGTTAAGATCCCGCCTAATACTATGCCTACTAATGCTCCTATGTTCCACCCTAAAGCAGTTAACCCATAGGCTCTACCTCTGTTGCTCGGAGGAAATAAGTCCGCGATAAGTGCAGTGCCATTAGCCGAAATTAAGCTTCCCCCTAGAGCTTGGATGACCCTGAAGGCAATCAATAGGTAAACATTATTTGAAAGGCCACAAAGTGCCGAGGCTACGGTGAATAAAGCAAAGCCGATATTATATATCCTTGACCTCCCTATTATATCACCTATCCTTCCCGCTTGTGTAGAAATAACGGCCTGAACTAATAAATAGGATAGTAAAACCCATATCGATGTGTATAAATCAGTTTTAAAGTATAACGTGATTGTAGGCAAGGCCAAGAGCACTATTGTAGTATCTACAGCTGCCATTAAGGTCCCAAGTACTATAACAGTAAGTACCAAGTTTTGACGCATAGACTGTTCATAGCCGAACTAATATATAAAGGTTATTAAAGAACATTAGTCAAATGTCCTTAATGTAGACATGGTATCATTAATTAACCAGTGTTATATAGACGCACAGCGGATTATAAGGTGAGGTTCTTACTTATGTATAACCAGAGTAAAGGAAAAAAATAAACCCATTTAGTATTAACTTCCGCTCTACTTGGACGCCCTATTTATACTCGCTAAGAGTTTAAAGGGTCGTCCCCTCTACGATATACCAAGCGGTTTTAGAGGATCCGTAACGCTTTAGGCTTATGATGGAATAACAATTATGAGGGATTAAATAGAGTGAAACCTAATGTAGGGATTGAGTAAACTAAGAGATTTTACTCTTTATCGGGAAAATACTGGTCGCAGATACATTTAACTACTAAAACTCTATATGTTACCCCGTGAGAGTTAATTGGTAAAAATTCTTATTAATCCTTGTTGGGTAAAATTATCTTGAAGGAAAGGCTTCGGGAATATGGGTATAGAAGATTTGATATCTAAGTCTCTTTCTTCCTACGATACATATTACGCCCTAAAAAACATAAATTCTTCGAAAATATTGACGATAAAGATAAAAGGAAATCCTGTAGGCTTCGCTGAACTGAAAAAGAAGAAAGATATAGGTGGGATTTTTTATGTAGGTGTATTACCAGAGTATAGAGGAAAAGGTATCGGTAAAACATTAGTGAAAAAAGCAGAAGACTACTTTAAATCAAAAGGGGTTTCTCTGGTCGTTGCATCAACAAAGAGTACCAACCTTTCAGCTATTGATATGTTTAAGGCATTGGACTATAAGTTTATGAAAAAAAGAGAAGTTAAACACGAAATAATAATGCTCCTAGACGCCACTGAAGACGACCTAATAGTGTGTAAGGAAATAGAAAAAGGTAGTTCTTGCAAAGAGATAAAAAAGAACTGACCACCACTTTGATTATTCCTCTAGAATGTTTAAAGGATTAGACAAGGTAGCTACGGTTTTTTCGCCCTCTATTAGTCCTCTTATATCCTTAGGCAAGAAAAACATGTTTTTGTGAGTAATTTCATCGTAATACTTAAGTTCACCTTTGACCCTTCCGATCCTATTTTTCACGTCTAAGTTCCTAATATTAAACTTATCTGAACAGAATATAAAAGCCCAGACTGTATCAAACGAAGGGATAAACGACAGACCCACTGAGACGTATCTGTATACCTCTGTGAGGGTTTTAGTCAGTCTCGAAAACGAATGGGGAGACTGATATGGTGAGGTACCTTGAGTCACCATTACGTCTTTAACCAACCTCTTTACTTCTTTGTAAAACTCTAGTGTATAGAGGTTCCTCGACTGCGAAGTCCCAGTAGGGTCTGTAAGGTCAAGTATTACAACATCAAACGGTTCCCCCGTATACTCTTTCACAAATTTAAAGCCGTCCTGGAATACGAGCTTCACTCTCGGGTCTTTGAAGGACCCGTTATGCCAAGACTCTAAATATTTCTCTACTACCTCAATAGCCTTTTTGTCTATGTCAACTGCGACCACTTCTTTTACGTCATATTTTAAGACCTCTCTTATTGTAGCCCCCTCCCCGGCACCTATTATCAGTACTCTCTTGGGGTCTTCAGAAGCTAACATTGCAGGGTGTACTAACGACTCATGATATATGTACTCATCTTCTTCGGCTGATTGAATTAATTGGTCTATAATCAGCACTCTACCGAAACTATATGTCTCGGCTATAGTTACGTTCTGTATCCCTTCAACGTCAGCAATTAAATTCTTTATCGCATGTGCGTGGTATGAGCTAGATGACTGTTCGTCGATATACCAAAACGTCTTCATAACTATTATGAATATTTGTAAATTTTAATAATCTACTATTATAATCTACCACGAGTTTAATTTACCTACTGCTAAAAAAGGAGCCCAGTGTAGTGAAAGGTGATAACTCTAAATTAAAATAGGGACTTTATCTAAAATAAGTTTGGCGCAAAGGATTTTCCATTAACTAATAACCTTCTTAGCGAGTTCCATAGAACCTATTATAAGGCTCCTTATAGTATTTTCATCTATAACCTTATTCCTATATGTAAGGCTCAATAATATTTTAGGTTGTTCAATGAGTGGCTCTACGATTATTTCCTTGTAATTTATACTCTCTGGCGAGATCTCGGAACCGCCTTCCACTATTCTAAAGCCCATTAGTTTAGGCGAGGTAAATAGGTCTGTTTTGATTTCAGGTGGGATATCAAGGAGTCTTAGTTTTCCGTCCTCAACAGCCTTGAACGAAAATTCAAAGCCGATTAAGTCCTTCTCAAAAATTTTTAGGTAATTATCCTTAAATTCATTAAACACGTCGATTATGGTTTCATCATTTATTGGGGGCTTAAAAGATACCGATACAAAACAGATTTTACCCCTATTAAGGAGCGATGTATTGTTTCCTTTTATGTTATTGAAGATCAATAAATCTTGGAATTTTGTCTTAGT belongs to Stygiolobus caldivivus and includes:
- a CDS encoding MFS transporter, which produces MRQNLVLTVIVLGTLMAAVDTTIVLLALPTITLYFKTDLYTSIWVLLSYLLVQAVISTQAGRIGDIIGRSRIYNIGFALFTVASALCGLSNNVYLLIAFRVIQALGGSLISANGTALIADLFPPSNRGRAYGLTALGWNIGALVGIVLGGILTTLLGWQYIFFINVPIGIFAVAVGLREIRDINPTKSKLDITGSIILGLILMLVSYGLIDIAGEGLDLSNILYVAVGLGLLPLFVLNEMKVERPIVNLKLLKIRLLSYSLYALLFQGIGGLSLTFLLIMYLQGVKGLSPLYASLILIPGYVVASILSPIVGKRTEKTKPGLLASIGLTGTLISLILYFIFLTPYSSPYLVSAISIITGIGSSLFWPSNNTAIMFSAPREYYGAVSGLARTFSSIGTVLSYVISITVASVSVPRYVAFEIFLGTDALDSKTMVVFTQGLHYAFLVSSVFILVSMLLSILTAVVKIKS
- a CDS encoding GNAT family N-acetyltransferase produces the protein MGIEDLISKSLSSYDTYYALKNINSSKILTIKIKGNPVGFAELKKKKDIGGIFYVGVLPEYRGKGIGKTLVKKAEDYFKSKGVSLVVASTKSTNLSAIDMFKALDYKFMKKREVKHEIIMLLDATEDDLIVCKEIEKGSSCKEIKKN
- a CDS encoding spermidine synthase; the protein is MKTFWYIDEQSSSSYHAHAIKNLIADVEGIQNVTIAETYSFGRVLIIDQLIQSAEEDEYIYHESLVHPAMLASEDPKRVLIIGAGEGATIREVLKYDVKEVVAVDIDKKAIEVVEKYLESWHNGSFKDPRVKLVFQDGFKFVKEYTGEPFDVVILDLTDPTGTSQSRNLYTLEFYKEVKRLVKDVMVTQGTSPYQSPHSFSRLTKTLTEVYRYVSVGLSFIPSFDTVWAFIFCSDKFNIRNLDVKNRIGRVKGELKYYDEITHKNMFFLPKDIRGLIEGEKTVATLSNPLNILEE